The following are from one region of the Stigmatella ashevillena genome:
- a CDS encoding long-chain-fatty-acid--CoA ligase → MDKFWLKHYPPGVPAEIDDRQYPSVPHLLEESFGKFAERPAFKCMGRSITYRELDEMSRQVGAWLQARGLPRGAAVAIMMPNVLQYPVCMAAILRAGYVVVNINPLYTPRELEHQLKDSGAEALFILENFAVTLQQVLERTSVKHVVIASMGDLLGLVKGTLVNAVVRKVKKLVPAFHLPDAVPFKRVLEEGKTLTLAPAQTSRDDVAFLQYTGGTTGVVKGATLLHRNVIANLLQVHAWVQPTLQRKQIEQVNIVCALPLYHIFALTICGLMGIRMGAMNILIPNPRDIPDFIKTLSQQPFHILPAVNTLYNALLNHPGFRHLDFSHLMIANGGGMAVQKVVAEKWLAMTRVPLIEGYGLSETSPVATSNLCDATEYSGTIGLPVPSTEIAIRDDDGQDVPLGQPGEICIRGPQVMAGYWKRPDETAQVMMPDGFFKSGDVGVMDERGHVRIVDRKKDMVLVSGFNVYPNEVEGVAAMHPGVLEVAAVGVPDAHSGEAVKLFVVKKDPSLTEAQLLEFCRGQLTGYKRPKSVEFRTELPKSNVGKILRRELRGPPAVG, encoded by the coding sequence ATGGACAAGTTCTGGCTCAAGCACTACCCCCCTGGGGTTCCTGCGGAAATCGATGACCGTCAGTATCCGTCGGTGCCCCATCTGCTGGAGGAGTCCTTCGGCAAGTTCGCCGAGCGCCCCGCCTTCAAGTGCATGGGCCGCTCCATCACCTACCGAGAGCTCGATGAGATGTCGCGCCAGGTGGGGGCGTGGTTGCAAGCCCGGGGACTCCCGCGCGGTGCTGCCGTCGCCATCATGATGCCCAATGTGCTGCAGTATCCGGTGTGTATGGCCGCGATCCTCCGGGCGGGCTACGTGGTGGTGAACATCAACCCGCTCTACACGCCCCGCGAGTTGGAGCACCAACTCAAGGACAGCGGGGCCGAGGCCCTGTTCATCTTGGAGAACTTCGCCGTCACCCTTCAGCAGGTGCTGGAGCGCACGTCCGTCAAGCACGTGGTGATTGCCTCGATGGGCGACTTGCTGGGCCTCGTGAAGGGCACCCTCGTCAATGCCGTGGTGCGAAAGGTCAAGAAGCTGGTGCCCGCCTTCCACCTGCCGGACGCCGTGCCGTTCAAGCGGGTGCTGGAGGAGGGGAAGACCCTGACGCTCGCGCCTGCGCAGACCTCGCGGGATGATGTGGCCTTCCTTCAATACACCGGAGGCACCACGGGGGTGGTCAAAGGCGCCACGCTGCTGCACCGCAACGTGATTGCCAATCTGTTGCAGGTCCATGCCTGGGTCCAGCCGACCTTGCAGCGCAAACAGATTGAACAGGTCAACATCGTCTGCGCGCTGCCGCTGTATCACATCTTCGCGCTCACCATCTGTGGGCTGATGGGCATCCGCATGGGGGCGATGAACATCCTCATTCCGAACCCGCGCGACATTCCGGACTTCATCAAGACGTTGTCCCAGCAGCCGTTTCACATCCTGCCGGCGGTCAACACCCTCTACAACGCGTTGCTCAACCATCCCGGCTTCCGCCATCTCGACTTCTCCCATCTGATGATCGCCAACGGAGGAGGCATGGCCGTGCAGAAGGTGGTCGCCGAGAAGTGGTTGGCCATGACCCGGGTGCCCCTCATCGAGGGGTACGGTCTGTCAGAGACTTCGCCCGTGGCCACCAGCAATCTGTGTGATGCCACCGAGTACTCGGGGACCATCGGTCTTCCCGTGCCGTCTACCGAGATCGCCATTCGCGATGACGACGGCCAGGATGTGCCGCTGGGCCAACCCGGAGAGATCTGCATCCGGGGGCCGCAGGTGATGGCGGGTTACTGGAAGCGCCCGGACGAGACTGCCCAGGTCATGATGCCCGACGGCTTTTTCAAGTCCGGTGACGTCGGCGTCATGGACGAGCGCGGGCACGTCCGCATCGTGGATCGCAAGAAGGACATGGTCCTGGTGTCGGGCTTCAACGTCTATCCCAATGAAGTCGAGGGCGTGGCCGCCATGCACCCGGGGGTGCTGGAGGTCGCCGCCGTGGGCGTTCCGGACGCGCACTCCGGTGAGGCCGTCAAGCTCTTCGTGGTGAAGAAGGATCCCTCGCTCACCGAGGCCCAGTTGCTCGAGTTCTGCCGTGGGCAGCTCACCGGCTACAAGCGGCCCAAGTCCGTCGAGTTCCGCACGGAGTTGCCCAAGAGCAACGTGGGCAAGATCCTGCGCCGCGAGCTACGAGGGCCGCCCGCCGTCGGATGA
- a CDS encoding RluA family pseudouridine synthase has translation MNPDKTHTLTVEPTKAGQRIDLFVGEALGLSRAKLKRLFEEGAVRVDGRPAKKGLLVSAGQHILVKWEEETREAVPDTDFPLVVLHEDAALVVVDKPAGRPSHPLRAGETGTVANALVARYPECAQASEDSREGGLCHRLDIETSGVLLAARTREAWQRMRTAFGGREVDKHYVALVTGPLADEGEIEIPLRHHPRHPDRVEPALPGEEGAREAHSLFQVQARSGDFSLVEVRILTGVLHQVRAHLAGIGAPLVGDSLYGGREESGLSRFFLHARALGFTHPESGQKIQVESPLPQELAEVLRKHGLSSDGGRPS, from the coding sequence GTGAACCCTGACAAGACACACACCCTCACCGTGGAGCCCACGAAGGCGGGCCAGCGGATCGATCTCTTTGTCGGCGAGGCCCTCGGCCTGTCGCGCGCGAAGCTCAAGCGCCTCTTCGAGGAGGGCGCGGTGCGGGTGGATGGCCGCCCCGCGAAGAAAGGACTGCTGGTCTCGGCCGGACAGCACATCCTCGTGAAGTGGGAGGAAGAAACCCGTGAGGCGGTGCCCGACACGGACTTCCCCCTGGTGGTGCTGCACGAGGACGCGGCGCTGGTGGTGGTGGACAAGCCCGCGGGCCGCCCTTCCCATCCGCTGAGAGCCGGGGAGACGGGGACGGTGGCCAATGCGCTCGTCGCCCGCTACCCCGAGTGCGCCCAGGCCTCGGAAGACTCGCGGGAAGGAGGGCTCTGCCACCGGCTGGACATCGAGACCTCCGGCGTGCTGCTCGCGGCGCGAACGCGCGAAGCGTGGCAGCGCATGCGCACGGCCTTCGGCGGGCGCGAGGTGGACAAGCACTACGTGGCCCTGGTCACCGGGCCGCTGGCGGACGAGGGAGAGATCGAAATCCCGCTGCGCCACCACCCCCGGCATCCGGACCGGGTGGAGCCCGCGCTTCCAGGCGAGGAGGGGGCACGCGAGGCCCACTCGCTGTTCCAGGTCCAGGCGCGCTCGGGCGACTTCAGCCTCGTGGAGGTGCGCATCCTCACCGGCGTGCTGCACCAGGTGCGCGCGCACCTGGCCGGCATTGGCGCCCCACTCGTGGGGGATTCGCTCTATGGCGGACGCGAGGAGTCGGGCCTCTCGCGCTTCTTCCTGCACGCCCGGGCGCTGGGGTTCACGCACCCGGAGTCAGGCCAGAAAATCCAGGTGGAGAGCCCCTTGCCCCAGGAGCTCGCCGAGGTGCTCCGCAAGCACGGCCTCTCATCCGACGGCGGGCGGCCCTCGTAG
- a CDS encoding serine/threonine-protein kinase encodes MPPKLIGPYRVMDTLGSGGVGTVYRALDRRTNDTVALKLLSAAPALDARAARRLAREYETLAELAHPNVVKVFDVGVFQGYPYLVMELIEGLTLRHYLDLRGSDLHSPSGSFSLPRSRALPSDDDSESWGDAEDSQDDESPFNLAAFSEEEPSEDMSLHGGAESVRALAEAADEPDTDGSDETRASSAMADPRVQLVERRIQEARTDELNRPERMGRLKDAMLQVCEALAYIHGHGLVHRDLKPSNIMVDEDRQVRLMDFGLAKFLADDAGLTGDGRFVGTFRYMSPEQILGEPLDARADLYSLGVILYELLSGRPPFDAKTPSQLWQQVLEVEPAPVLAINLKGDPQLARVAHRLLRKELDDRYQTAEEVYEALAE; translated from the coding sequence ATGCCTCCCAAGCTGATTGGTCCCTACCGAGTCATGGACACGCTTGGCAGCGGAGGGGTGGGGACCGTGTACCGGGCCCTGGACCGCCGCACCAACGATACCGTGGCCCTCAAGCTGCTGTCGGCGGCCCCCGCGCTGGATGCCCGGGCAGCCCGCCGACTGGCGCGTGAGTACGAGACGCTCGCGGAGCTGGCCCACCCCAATGTCGTGAAGGTGTTCGACGTGGGCGTCTTTCAGGGCTATCCCTACCTCGTCATGGAACTCATCGAGGGGCTCACCCTCCGCCACTACCTGGACCTGCGCGGCAGCGATCTCCACTCGCCCTCGGGCTCGTTCTCCCTGCCGCGCTCGCGCGCCCTCCCCTCGGACGATGACTCCGAGTCCTGGGGAGATGCGGAGGACTCGCAGGACGATGAGTCCCCGTTCAACCTGGCGGCCTTCAGCGAGGAGGAGCCGAGCGAGGACATGAGCCTCCACGGGGGCGCCGAATCGGTCCGGGCGCTGGCGGAGGCCGCGGACGAGCCGGACACGGATGGCTCGGACGAGACCCGGGCGTCCTCCGCGATGGCAGACCCGAGGGTCCAGCTCGTGGAGCGCCGCATCCAGGAGGCGCGCACGGACGAACTCAACCGGCCCGAGCGCATGGGCCGGCTCAAGGACGCGATGCTCCAGGTCTGCGAGGCGCTGGCGTACATCCACGGCCATGGGCTGGTGCACCGCGACCTCAAGCCCTCCAACATCATGGTGGACGAGGACCGGCAGGTGCGGCTGATGGACTTCGGGCTCGCCAAGTTCCTGGCGGATGACGCGGGCCTCACGGGAGATGGACGCTTCGTGGGCACCTTCCGGTACATGTCTCCGGAGCAGATCCTCGGCGAGCCCCTGGATGCGCGCGCGGACCTCTACAGCCTGGGCGTCATCCTCTACGAACTGCTCAGCGGCCGCCCCCCCTTCGATGCGAAGACCCCCAGCCAGCTCTGGCAACAGGTGCTCGAGGTGGAACCCGCGCCGGTCCTGGCCATCAACCTGAAGGGCGACCCCCAGTTGGCGCGCGTGGCCCACCGGCTCCTGCGCAAGGAACTGGACGACCGCTACCAGACGGCCGAGGAAGTCTACGAGGCACTTGCCGAGTGA
- a CDS encoding isoprenyl transferase: MERPLVASALEHQVKARPVPRHVGIIMDGNGRWAEVRGLPRLEGHREGSSSVREVTRTARRVGISALTLYAFSSQNWARPAEEVAGLMELLREFLESEYSEILDNGIRLNAIGEVDKMPRYVREPLERLRRDSAQNQGMVLTLALSYGGREEILHAMQQVARAVASGELSPERLGEKELESHLWTQGLPPLDLVVRTSGEFRVSNFLLWQMAYAELCFADVLWPDFRSEAFLRCLAQYQQRERRYGLTSAQIQREDTQRAKA; this comes from the coding sequence ATGGAACGCCCCTTGGTCGCCAGCGCGCTCGAACACCAGGTCAAGGCCCGGCCCGTGCCCCGCCACGTGGGCATCATCATGGACGGCAATGGCCGGTGGGCGGAGGTTCGCGGCCTGCCCCGGTTGGAGGGGCACCGGGAGGGCTCCTCCAGCGTGCGGGAGGTGACGCGCACCGCGCGCCGGGTGGGCATCTCCGCGCTGACGCTCTACGCCTTCTCCTCCCAGAACTGGGCCCGTCCCGCCGAGGAGGTGGCCGGGCTCATGGAGCTGCTGCGCGAGTTTCTCGAGAGCGAGTACTCGGAGATCCTCGACAATGGCATCCGCCTCAACGCCATTGGCGAGGTGGACAAGATGCCCCGCTACGTGAGGGAGCCGCTGGAGCGGTTGCGCAGGGACTCGGCGCAGAACCAGGGCATGGTCCTCACGCTGGCGCTCTCCTATGGAGGCCGGGAGGAGATCCTCCACGCCATGCAGCAGGTGGCCCGGGCGGTGGCCAGCGGTGAGCTGTCGCCGGAGCGGCTGGGCGAGAAGGAGTTGGAGTCCCACCTGTGGACGCAGGGGTTGCCGCCGCTGGATCTGGTGGTGCGCACCAGTGGGGAGTTCCGCGTCTCCAACTTCCTGCTCTGGCAGATGGCGTACGCGGAGCTGTGCTTCGCGGACGTGCTGTGGCCGGACTTCCGCTCCGAGGCGTTCTTGCGCTGCCTGGCTCAGTACCAGCAGCGCGAGCGGCGTTACGGACTGACGTCCGCGCAGATTCAACGTGAGGACACTCAGCGGGCCAAGGCGTGA
- a CDS encoding phosphatidate cytidylyltransferase — protein sequence MNEKNKNLLIRIASAVVLLPCVLFLLWKGGVYSAILLGLTAAACASEYYAITLKGLSPAAWVGIVLAGAVPFLPLRGAETAGQLAYWVTAGFFFFAWTYHLIRGPLPEAPTRSAHLITGFLYAAVGLMALSALRMRPDGMAWVICALVITWANDTVAYFAGRFLGRHKLYVEVSPNKTWEGFFGGLVGSVGGMFIARAGFFPEFTVADCVFTGIAGGILGPLGDLCESMLKRAYGVKDSGKLIPGHGGILDRIDALLFNAPLVFIYVQFIRHLL from the coding sequence GTGAACGAGAAGAACAAGAACCTCCTCATCCGGATCGCTTCCGCGGTGGTGTTGCTGCCCTGCGTTCTCTTCCTGTTGTGGAAGGGAGGCGTCTACAGCGCCATTCTGCTGGGACTGACAGCCGCCGCCTGCGCCAGCGAGTACTACGCCATCACCCTCAAGGGGCTGTCGCCCGCTGCCTGGGTGGGCATCGTGCTGGCAGGCGCCGTCCCATTCCTGCCCCTGCGAGGGGCGGAGACCGCGGGCCAGCTCGCCTACTGGGTGACGGCGGGCTTCTTCTTCTTTGCGTGGACGTACCACCTCATCCGAGGGCCGCTGCCCGAGGCGCCCACGCGCTCGGCCCACCTCATCACCGGCTTTCTCTACGCGGCGGTGGGGCTCATGGCCCTGTCGGCGCTCCGGATGCGCCCGGATGGCATGGCCTGGGTCATCTGTGCGCTGGTCATCACCTGGGCCAATGACACGGTGGCCTACTTCGCGGGCCGCTTCCTGGGCCGCCACAAGCTGTACGTGGAAGTAAGCCCGAACAAGACGTGGGAGGGCTTTTTTGGAGGGCTGGTGGGCTCGGTGGGCGGCATGTTCATCGCCCGGGCGGGGTTCTTCCCGGAGTTCACGGTGGCCGACTGCGTGTTCACGGGGATCGCCGGTGGCATCTTGGGCCCCCTGGGGGACCTGTGCGAGTCCATGCTCAAGCGGGCCTATGGGGTGAAGGACTCGGGCAAGCTCATCCCGGGGCACGGGGGCATCCTGGATCGCATCGATGCGCTTCTGTTCAATGCCCCCCTGGTGTTCATCTATGTGCAGTTCATCCGCCATCTGCTCTGA
- the rseP gene encoding RIP metalloprotease RseP, protein MFQNIGLFALLLGVLVTVHELGHFLVAKACGVKVLKFSLGFGPKLLGFVKGETEYQLALLPLGGYVKMAGDIPGEELAPEEAHRGFLAQPPWKRMLIVLAGPVFNLVFPILIYFFVFWGAHEVTSTRVGNVLPESPAAAAGLRPGDRVLAVEGDKVRTYQEMADAFVGRFERPIPLTIERDGKQQIVEVTPLKKVEYSPIETIERGVMGVESSSRVPILGVPPDSAAARAGLRTFDRVLAINGTLVPDQAALYDALAKHSGSLELTVQRARPVEAGAVVAHVPEVMTVQLEKQPGEGLAALGAESSEFYVSSVLPGSPAAKAGIQWGDRLVSLNGEPIRSFNMFQVQISGLGEKPFGLTWRSAEGPRTEQIARAPVQVKEEFGQVSTGPVLGVQSWDFSSPAERIQLNLEWHEALTQSARIVPTIIKQTVKAIAGLFDNSVPLSSIGGPIMMYQMAAKSSELGWDYFLQLMAAISINLGVVNLLPIPILDGFHLVAAGWESIRRRPIPVRVREVANVVGLAMLVALMLVAFFNDITR, encoded by the coding sequence ATGTTTCAGAACATCGGGCTCTTCGCGCTGCTCCTCGGTGTGCTCGTCACCGTGCATGAGCTGGGTCACTTCCTCGTGGCGAAGGCCTGCGGGGTGAAGGTGCTCAAGTTCTCCCTGGGTTTCGGTCCCAAGCTGCTGGGGTTCGTCAAGGGAGAGACGGAGTACCAGCTCGCGCTGCTGCCCCTGGGCGGCTACGTGAAGATGGCCGGTGACATTCCGGGCGAGGAGCTGGCCCCCGAGGAGGCCCACCGGGGCTTCCTGGCTCAGCCGCCGTGGAAGCGCATGCTCATCGTGCTGGCAGGCCCGGTGTTCAACCTGGTCTTCCCCATCCTCATCTACTTCTTCGTCTTCTGGGGGGCCCACGAGGTCACCTCCACGCGGGTGGGCAATGTGCTGCCCGAGTCGCCGGCGGCCGCGGCGGGGCTGCGCCCCGGAGATCGGGTGCTCGCGGTGGAGGGGGACAAGGTCCGCACCTACCAGGAGATGGCGGATGCCTTCGTGGGCCGTTTCGAGCGGCCCATCCCCTTGACCATCGAGCGGGACGGCAAGCAGCAGATCGTCGAGGTGACGCCGCTCAAGAAGGTGGAGTACTCGCCCATCGAGACCATCGAGCGGGGCGTCATGGGGGTGGAGTCGAGCTCCCGGGTGCCCATCCTGGGCGTTCCCCCGGATTCGGCGGCGGCGCGGGCCGGGCTGCGCACGTTCGACCGGGTCCTGGCCATCAACGGCACGCTCGTGCCGGATCAGGCGGCCCTCTACGACGCCCTGGCGAAGCACTCGGGTTCCCTGGAACTGACGGTGCAACGCGCGCGGCCCGTGGAGGCCGGTGCGGTGGTGGCCCATGTGCCCGAGGTGATGACGGTCCAGTTGGAGAAGCAGCCCGGCGAGGGCCTGGCGGCCCTGGGCGCGGAGTCATCGGAGTTCTATGTGTCCTCCGTGTTGCCTGGGAGCCCCGCGGCGAAGGCGGGAATCCAGTGGGGAGACCGTCTCGTCAGCCTCAACGGCGAGCCCATCCGATCCTTCAACATGTTCCAGGTCCAGATCAGCGGGCTGGGGGAGAAGCCTTTCGGGCTGACGTGGCGGAGCGCGGAGGGCCCGCGCACTGAGCAGATCGCCCGGGCCCCCGTTCAGGTGAAGGAAGAGTTTGGCCAGGTGAGCACCGGCCCTGTTCTCGGCGTGCAGTCCTGGGACTTCTCCTCCCCGGCGGAGCGGATCCAGCTGAACTTGGAGTGGCACGAGGCGCTCACGCAATCGGCGCGCATCGTGCCGACCATCATCAAACAGACGGTGAAGGCCATCGCCGGGCTCTTCGACAACTCGGTGCCGCTCAGCTCCATTGGCGGTCCGATCATGATGTACCAGATGGCGGCCAAGAGCTCCGAGCTGGGCTGGGACTACTTCCTCCAGCTCATGGCGGCCATCTCCATCAACCTGGGCGTGGTGAACCTGCTGCCCATCCCCATCCTGGATGGCTTCCACCTGGTGGCCGCGGGCTGGGAGAGCATCCGTCGGCGCCCCATTCCGGTGCGCGTGCGCGAGGTGGCGAATGTGGTGGGGCTGGCCATGCTGGTCGCCTTGATGCTGGTGGCGTTCTTCAACGACATCACCCGGTAA
- a CDS encoding septal ring lytic transglycosylase RlpA family protein, translating to MGRGLLLLGLGLGLMTGCASRSARTTPEPRDAASGKDSGTYLGEGLASFYGPGLHGRKTASGERFDQEALTAAHRTARFGTCMRVVNMENGRSVKVRVNDRGPFKQGRIIDVSQGAARKLGMLEKGLARVRLYRCAEGAVSVFSVPIEPLPG from the coding sequence ATGGGGCGGGGCTTGCTTCTGCTGGGACTGGGGCTGGGGTTGATGACGGGGTGTGCTTCGCGCTCTGCCCGGACCACGCCTGAGCCCCGGGATGCCGCCTCTGGCAAGGATTCGGGCACGTACCTGGGGGAGGGCTTGGCCTCGTTCTACGGCCCGGGGCTGCATGGCCGGAAGACGGCGAGCGGGGAGCGCTTCGATCAAGAGGCCCTGACCGCGGCGCACCGGACGGCCCGCTTCGGCACCTGCATGCGGGTGGTGAACATGGAGAATGGGCGCTCGGTGAAGGTGCGCGTCAACGACCGGGGCCCCTTCAAGCAGGGACGCATCATCGATGTCTCCCAGGGGGCTGCCCGCAAGCTGGGCATGCTGGAGAAGGGGCTGGCGCGGGTGCGGCTGTACCGCTGCGCCGAGGGGGCCGTGTCCGTCTTTTCCGTGCCGATCGAGCCGCTCCCAGGATAG
- the tsaB gene encoding tRNA (adenosine(37)-N6)-threonylcarbamoyltransferase complex dimerization subunit type 1 TsaB produces the protein MFLSLETSTLTLSLALVERVDEDVRVLEHVVVGPPQKQSEALPGLIGELLARHGVKLAELEGLAVGLGPGSFTGLRIGLASVKALAYAARLKVAGASSLAAVALEGPEGPPLFCLAVARKDDLYLGAYRRQGRQVEALEPETAMSPEEVAARMAAEPGALALGPALTDYRAALEAAGVAPSRLLSGPAFPSAVELARLIRFPEQQSLEALFALEPHYVRASEPERNPKFPPLPGPAPSARLKED, from the coding sequence GTGTTCCTCTCTCTGGAGACCTCCACGCTGACGCTGTCCCTCGCGCTCGTGGAGCGGGTGGACGAGGACGTGCGCGTGCTCGAGCACGTGGTGGTGGGGCCGCCCCAGAAGCAGAGCGAGGCGCTGCCCGGCCTCATTGGAGAGCTGCTGGCGCGGCACGGGGTGAAGCTGGCGGAGCTGGAGGGCTTGGCCGTGGGGCTGGGCCCCGGCTCTTTCACCGGCCTGCGCATCGGGCTGGCCTCGGTCAAGGCGCTGGCCTATGCGGCGCGTCTCAAGGTGGCCGGGGCCTCCTCCCTGGCGGCCGTGGCGCTGGAGGGGCCCGAAGGGCCGCCGCTGTTCTGTCTCGCGGTGGCGCGCAAGGACGACCTGTACCTTGGGGCCTACCGGCGGCAGGGCAGGCAGGTGGAGGCGCTGGAGCCGGAGACGGCCATGTCCCCCGAGGAGGTGGCCGCGCGGATGGCCGCCGAGCCTGGGGCGCTCGCGCTGGGACCCGCGCTCACCGATTACCGCGCCGCGCTGGAGGCCGCGGGGGTGGCCCCCTCGAGGCTCCTGTCCGGGCCTGCGTTTCCCTCCGCGGTGGAGCTGGCGCGGCTCATCCGCTTCCCCGAGCAGCAATCGCTGGAGGCCCTCTTCGCGCTGGAGCCGCACTACGTCCGTGCCTCCGAGCCCGAGCGCAACCCGAAGTTCCCTCCGCTGCCCGGCCCGGCGCCCAGCGCCCGGCTCAAGGAGGACTGA
- a CDS encoding aspartate-semialdehyde dehydrogenase, with product MNENVKIAVVGATGAVGREVLSALFDAGIDSERITALASERSDAVELEYGEDTLEVEKTTPESFRGMGLVLLATPASASRTLGPTAQAAGAWVVDASSAFRADGSVPLVLPAFNPELLGAGFKGKMVCVPSAVTSALVSLLAPLHKAFGVVRAQVTAMMGASSAGVTGVGELERQTAGLLSGRELEAHAFPHRIGFNLIPQVGDFLAQSPWTEEEAGWTLEAARLFGVRGDTPVIAGTAVQVPTFYGHGLSVHVQLKAAVPVEQARTVLKASPALKVLDAPAEKVYPMPMLVAADPTVLVGRLRPFPQAPEWLTLFAAIDNAGRGAALNLVEAGVRLLQRPA from the coding sequence ATGAATGAGAACGTGAAGATCGCCGTGGTGGGGGCCACGGGTGCCGTGGGCCGTGAGGTGCTGTCCGCGCTGTTCGACGCGGGCATTGACTCCGAGCGGATCACCGCGCTGGCGTCCGAGCGCTCCGACGCGGTGGAACTGGAGTACGGCGAGGACACGCTGGAGGTGGAGAAGACCACGCCGGAGTCGTTCCGGGGGATGGGGCTGGTGCTGCTGGCCACGCCGGCGAGCGCGTCCCGCACCCTGGGGCCCACGGCGCAGGCCGCGGGGGCGTGGGTGGTGGACGCCAGCTCCGCGTTCCGCGCGGATGGTTCCGTGCCGTTGGTGCTCCCGGCCTTCAACCCGGAGCTGCTGGGGGCTGGCTTCAAGGGGAAGATGGTCTGCGTCCCGTCCGCGGTGACGAGCGCCCTGGTGTCCCTCCTGGCGCCGCTGCACAAGGCCTTCGGCGTCGTCAGGGCTCAGGTGACGGCGATGATGGGGGCCTCGTCCGCCGGGGTGACGGGGGTCGGAGAGCTGGAGCGGCAGACGGCGGGGTTGCTCTCGGGCCGGGAGCTGGAGGCACACGCCTTTCCCCACCGCATTGGCTTCAACCTGATCCCCCAGGTGGGGGACTTCCTGGCCCAGTCCCCCTGGACGGAAGAAGAGGCGGGATGGACGCTGGAGGCGGCCCGGTTGTTTGGCGTCCGGGGGGATACCCCCGTCATCGCCGGTACGGCGGTCCAGGTCCCCACCTTCTATGGCCATGGCCTCAGCGTGCACGTGCAACTCAAGGCGGCCGTCCCGGTGGAGCAGGCCCGGACGGTGCTCAAGGCCTCCCCGGCCCTCAAGGTGCTGGATGCGCCCGCTGAGAAGGTCTACCCGATGCCCATGCTCGTCGCCGCGGACCCGACGGTGCTCGTGGGCCGGTTGCGTCCCTTTCCCCAGGCGCCCGAATGGCTCACCCTCTTCGCGGCCATCGACAACGCGGGCCGAGGCGCCGCGCTCAACCTCGTGGAAGCGGGTGTGCGGCTGCTCCAGCGGCCCGCCTGA
- a CDS encoding MXAN_2561 family MXYO-CTERM-anchored protein, which produces MRLPLIVLTTLCASTALGQTVASITLTLPNNETSIRVGREPCDRTQSATYTYTSTTTVVCSDLRIWLVQGSSCSDEPTGTYKMVKQISQGDVVNQPTGSISFTVSQLPGFTGSVSCPAADREDTYRLCASIKLPGGSFGSECGSGSFQRDDVEVVYDAKPPVAPTLSQVIALDSALSVIVTSPDDAEFVRVSVTREGKEIKNVQKAAEQTAIRVEGLENGVTYQVSARAVDEASNESVSSEVKNGTPVPTRGFLDRYDEAGGQEMGGCGAAGGGVVGSLVLAVLGFWLSSRRNRS; this is translated from the coding sequence ATGCGCCTTCCGCTCATCGTCCTCACCACGCTCTGCGCGTCCACTGCCCTGGGGCAGACCGTTGCCAGCATCACGCTGACGCTCCCCAACAACGAGACCTCCATTCGCGTCGGCCGGGAGCCTTGCGACCGGACCCAGAGCGCCACCTACACCTATACCTCGACGACCACGGTCGTCTGCTCGGACCTGAGGATCTGGCTGGTTCAGGGATCTTCCTGCTCGGACGAGCCGACCGGCACCTACAAGATGGTGAAGCAGATCTCCCAAGGCGACGTAGTGAACCAGCCCACGGGGTCGATCAGCTTCACGGTGAGCCAGTTGCCGGGCTTCACCGGGAGCGTGTCGTGCCCCGCGGCCGACCGGGAGGATACCTACCGGCTGTGTGCGTCCATCAAGCTGCCGGGCGGCTCGTTCGGGAGTGAGTGCGGCTCCGGCTCCTTCCAGCGGGATGATGTGGAGGTTGTCTACGACGCGAAGCCCCCGGTGGCGCCCACCTTGTCGCAGGTGATTGCGCTGGACAGTGCGCTCTCCGTCATCGTGACGTCGCCGGACGACGCCGAGTTCGTCAGGGTCTCCGTCACCCGGGAAGGCAAGGAGATCAAGAACGTCCAGAAGGCCGCCGAGCAGACGGCGATCCGCGTGGAGGGACTGGAGAACGGCGTGACGTACCAGGTGTCCGCCCGCGCCGTGGATGAGGCCTCCAACGAGAGTGTGTCTTCCGAAGTGAAGAATGGCACGCCCGTGCCCACCCGCGGCTTCCTCGACAGGTACGACGAGGCCGGGGGGCAGGAGATGGGAGGCTGTGGCGCGGCGGGTGGAGGCGTGGTGGGCAGTCTGGTGCTGGCCGTGCTGGGGTTCTGGCTGTCCTCAAGGAGAAATCGGTCATGA